The Cloeon dipterum chromosome 3, ieCloDipt1.1, whole genome shotgun sequence genome includes a region encoding these proteins:
- the LOC135940923 gene encoding uncharacterized protein LOC135940923: MAEGSFAFWDGDPTKKARPCVLIIHYEFAQSDEDRSDDDKIDVQNIYSTLESVSHHIHEISASKENLLDFIGDEEQIKKTFKLQGEEAPDLFIVFIMTHGEDTGYLLACTEKGAEFFTVSEVCEQLKTNPILGNALKLLFVSACRGEIMEDVINSRVRKVSNSLPQRGMWSSELDASNPKNHNAVRVTTAPDSDNFVIMYSCVEGTYSLRDEGTLLVGSFCECFKKLERDVGLDEFLTRIKWYQHEGKTLKKGYGSTPEVKILKHRNLTLSQQCNENQGDFSYRWISNANVPLLTRKAHFYISTPSGEEKLPNALHKYFEFKIKHHENFEQLKSAVVDDSNIVNGCVLICVVAEQSRDRVNGEIYVEIDGKKMPAKKILNTLIHPATKNWIGKPKICIFLNTPPAISIAIDGAPATGQKYEICGTIHSGFLTIFLPQKDAVDLFLETLKDFTKQESEEQSATFQQFFFKLLQKATPANGIPPMIISTLHTILEMEFPSLIATESFKMTMPGQCWDVPLKILYQIICSGFQRIQRAVQISNETATDLSLDGKSSVSTGAKPISHVKKPEEDTSKEETEQADHIVYLVSADAGSGKSNLVERLASQAKRYRSVTHIDLMINTKFLKNFDWKKGYKAFVQEYREHIGKPRPFKSDEVVILDAIDALHGDSLENVLKMVRHLAEDKVDLWIFTRPERVDTIKTRLAGVCIVSVLEMNDLTKEKKIKILQSRGFKEGPIEYMLNKIEEAHADDLTSNIGILDKLATFPTLFSETKQVNVYELSAHVVELAIKSYLEKRKKDSAMWASHELRDKIKKNLTDLATAYFTGNPTEPAVNGNAFLQHFVAYPVVHVSGTLAAYLYISKGEIKSADQIEQLAIGSEKKIILKRMFEDENKNALYQEME, encoded by the exons ATGGCTGAGGGGAGCTTTGCATTTTGGGATGGTGACCCAACGAAGAAAGCG AGGCCGTGCGTTTTGATCATACACTACGAGTTTGCCCAATCAGACGAAGACCGAAGTGATGACGACAAGATAGACGTCCAAAACATATATTCCACGCTAGAATCAGTCAGTCATCACATTCATGAGATTTCTGCCTCGAAGGAAAATTTGCTCGATTTCATCGGTGATGAAGAACAAATCAAGAAAACGTTCAAGCTTCAAG GTGAAGAAGCACCCGACCTgttcattgtttttattatgacGCATGGAGAGGATACTGGATATTTGCTGGCGTGCACAGAAAAAGGAGCAGAGTTTTTCACCGTGTCTGAAGTATGCGAACAATTAAAGACGAACCCCATTCTTGGAAACGCTCTCAAGCTTCTCTTTGTTTCG GCATGCCGCGGGGAAATCATGGAAGACGTCATCAATAGCAGGGTGAGAAAAGTATCAAATTCGCTTCCACAGCGGGGAATGTGGAGCAGTGAGCTCGACGCGAGTAATCCGAAAAATCATAACGCAGTGCGGGTAACAACTGCGCCAGACAGCGACAATTTCGTCATCATGTATTCCTGCGTCGAAG GCACATATTCGTTGCGTGATGAAGGAACGTTGCTAGTTGGTTCCTTCTGTGAATGCTTTAAGAAGTTGGAGAGAGATGTGGGGCTCGATGAGTTTTTGACTCGAATCAAGTGGTACCAACATGAAggcaaaactttgaaaaaggGATACGGATCAACACCAGAAGTGAAGATTCTGAAACACAGAAATTTGACTTTGTCCCAGCAGTGCAATGAGAACCAAGGCGATTTTAGCTACAGGTGGATTTCCAACGCAAATGTTCCTCTTCTGACGCGCAAGGCACATTTCTACATCTCGACCCCAAGCGGGgaagaaaaattgccaaatgccttgcataaatattttgagtttaaaattaaacaccaCGAGAATTTTGAGCAGCTGAAAAGTGCTG ttgtCGATGATTCCAACATAGTGAATGGCTGCGTCCTGATTTGTGTCGTGGCTGAACAGTCCAGGGACAGAGTGAATGGGGAAATTTACGTGGAAATAGACGGGAAAAAGATGCCAGCAAAGAAAATCCTAAACACTTTAATTCATCCAGCCACAAAAAACTGGATTGGCAAGCCTAAGATTTGCATTTTCCTCAACACTCCTCCAGCCATCAGCATTGCGATTGACGGTGCACCG gCCACGGGGCAAAAATACGAGATTTGTGGGACCATCCATTCTGGATTTCTGACTATTTTTCTTCCTCAAAAAG ACGCTGTGGATTTGTTTCTTGAAACGCTCAAGGATTTCACTAAACAAGAGAGCGAAGAGCAAAGTGCCACGTTCCAgcagtttttctttaaactGCTGCAAAAAGCCACACCCGCTAACGGCATTCCGCCAATGATTATCAGCACTCTTCACACAATTCTGGAAATGGAATTTCCGTCTCTGATTGCCACTGAGAGCTTCAAAATGACAATGCCAGGACAGTGCTGGGACGTCCCTTTGAAAATCCTTTACCAGATTATCTGCTCGGGCTTCCAGCGAATCCAGCGTGCAGTTCAGATTTCAAATGAAACAGCTACAGACCTAAGTCTTGACGGAAAATCATCTGTGAGCACCGGAGCCAAGCCAATAAGCCATGTTAAAAAGCCAGAAGAGGATACAAGTAAAGAGGAAACGGAGCAGGCGGACCACATCGTGTACTTGGTTTCCGCCGATGCAGGCTCGGGAAAGTCCAATCTGGTCGAACGCCTGGCAAGCCAGGCCAAAAGATATCGAAGCGTCACTCACATCGACCTGATGATAAACACCAAGTTTCTGAAGAATTTCGATTGGAAAAAAGGCTATAAAGCGTTTGTTCAAGAGTATAGAGAGCATATTGGGAAGCCACGGCCGTTCAAATCAGACGAGGTCGTCATTTTGGACGCAATCGACGCCTTGCACGGAGACTCACTCGAGAATGTGCTTAAGATGGTGCGACACCTGGCAGAGGACAAAGTCGATCTTTGGATTTTCACCAGACCTGAGAGAGTGGACACCATAAAGACGAGGCTAGCCGGTGTTTGCATCGTTAGCGTGCTCGAAATGAATGACCTCACCAAGGAGAAAAAGATCAAAATTCTGCAGAGCAGAGGGTTCAAAGAAGGCCCGATCGAATATatgttaaacaaaattgaagaggCGCACGCCGACGACCTGACCAGCAATATCGGAATCCTAGATAAGCTGGCCACCTTCCCGACTTTATTTTCAGAAACGAAACAAGTCAACGTTTATGAATTGAGCGCCCACGTCGTCGAGTTGGCGATTAAATCGTACTTGGAAAAGCGCAAAAAAGATTCGGCCATGTGGGCGAGTCATGAGCTGCGTgacaaaatcaagaaaaatctGACTGATCTCGCCACCGCGTATTTTACCGGAAATCCTACGGAGCCGGCAGTCAATGGCAATGCATTTCTTCAGCATTTCGTGGCATACCCGGTGGTTCATGTCAGCGGGACTCTTGCCGCCTACCTCTATATCAGCAAAGGAGAAATCAAGAGTGCAGATCAAATTGAACAACTGGCCATTGGGtcagagaagaaaataattctaaagCGCATGTTTGAAGATGAAAATAAGAATGCGCTTTACCAAGAAATGGAATAA
- the LOC135940667 gene encoding snaclec botrocetin subunit beta-like has protein sequence MSVLRLLWLVCFCSVVALARPPIFDHYYRKLSQNQGHINNQEAKYREMDSAIKQLQYKYDFLLTVIRKLSQEQEVLNRELEEQRQSKRWVEATLANGKSYRFSLEKKTWQEAKESCEKNGMRLASPKTQREVTILHQKLKELEPESGFWLSASDVGLTNTDFQWLDGEKLPLDSSLWEKERLNAPLNYGKTAKSCVFIRKILDDKLYEEKCSDYTNFICE, from the exons ATGTCGGTATTGCGGCTACTTTGGCTCGTCTGTTTTTGCTCGGTGGTTGCACTTGCAAGACCCCCAATTTT CGACCACTACTATAGAAAGTTGTCTCAAAACCAAGGCCACATCAACAATCAAGAAGCGAAATAT CGAGAGATGGATTCTGCCATTAAACAATTGCAGTACAAG TATGATTTCTTGTTGACCGTGATTAGGAAGCTCTCACAAGAACAGGAGGTGTTAAATAGAGAG ttggAAGAACAGCGCCAGTCAAAAC gatgGGTTGAAGCAACGCTGGCAAACGGAAAAAGCTACAGATTTTCCCTCGAAAAA AAAACGTGGCAAGAGGCAAAGGAAAGCTGCGAGAAGAACGGTATGCGCTTGGCAAGCCCGAAAACTCAGAGAGAAGTCACTATCCTGCACCAAAAACTGAAGGAATTGGAGCCAG aaTCTGGATTTTGGCTCTCGGCATCGGACGTGGGACTGACGAATACCGATTTTCAGTGGCTGGACGGCGAAAAGTTGCCCCTCGACAGTTCTTTGTGGGAGAAGGAGAGGCTGAACGCCCCTCTTAATTACGGCAAGACCGCAAAATCCTGCGTTTTTATCAGGAAAATACTAGACGATAAACTGTATGAAGAAAAATGCTCCGACTACACCAATTTCATTTGTGAATAA
- the LOC135940666 gene encoding baculoviral IAP repeat-containing protein 7-like isoform X2, producing MRSCRCMFCKLEVRGWELGDTAEGEHRRWNPHCPFLQPGNQTGNVPIGLELSFSSHDSLSNPFVPTPITKYGPHLKLCKNTKQNVLIEALGITPIGDMKYRQYRTLQSREHSFKSWPKQISQTPDVLCAAGFFYTGSGDRVICFQCGGGLKDWHPDDSPWIEHSKWFSSCPYLNIKKGKKFIDHIIRTNKEQESLASDKTAIESPVRGSLQCWVCKSQASNYVNLPCGHITSCVNCVAKETTCRACDGKILAYIEVFL from the exons ATGCGTTC CTGCAGATGCATGTTTTGCAAGCTGGAAGTCAGGGGCTGGGAGCTAGGAGACACGGCGGAGGGCGAACACCGACGCTGGAATCCTCACTGCCCGTTTTTGCAACCAGGCAATCAAACTGGAAATGTCCCCATCGGCCTAGAATTGAGTTTCTCTTCGCACGACAGTTTAAGCAACCCCTTTGTGCCGACTCCGATAACTAAAT ACGGACcccatttaaaattgtgcaaaaacACGAAGCAGAACGTTTTGATTGAGGCACTAGGCATCACACCGATCGGGGACATGAAATACCGGCAGTATAGAACTTTGCAGTCGAGAGAACATTCATTCAAATCGTGGCCGAAACAGATTTCCCAAACGCCAGATGTACTCTGTGCTGCAGGATTTTTCTACACTG GATCCGGAGACCGAGTCATCTGTTTTCAATGCGGAGGAGGTTTGAAAGACTGGCACCCCGACGACAGTCCATGGATTGAGCACTCCAAATGGTTCAGCTCGTGTccatatttaaatatcaaaaaaggaaagaagTTCATCGATCACATAATTCGCACCAACAAAGAGCAAGAATCCTTGGCCAGTGACAAAACAGCAAT AGAATCCCCCGTGCGTGGAAGTTTGCAGTGCTGGGTGTGCAAAAGCCAAGCTTCAAATTACGTCAACCTTCCTTGCGGACACATCACCAGCTGTGTCAACTGCGTTGCAAAAGAAACCACTTGTAGAGCGTGTGATGGCAAAATACTTGCATACATAGAAGTCttcctttaa
- the LOC135940666 gene encoding uncharacterized protein LOC135940666 isoform X1: MESPACIVGVVKSCYKFLSCVLICDVAEQSRNKKTQIMYVKDMQINIYCLEPILSKRYYNIFFHISLKINEKIRNKDDTVIMGYNCNENMSNFFHLSEMETLKKKVRQLCKEKWDIEKGDHTSVPVFMMRHVYKDELLLSDQAVGLFKNGQNEDENGLFEEDGSDRKEGELNASLSNHRDYFVNGHLHKKLNLDFALHRYFTFREEIDHTKKLKLAQSGFFYVNDDKSIQCHYCFLLLPFLHFDGCELNHDKANEGNASALCESKIREKCHLMEGENVLDVPILNPSNYIFESHRLYSFLSANWLNAFVSAFDLAKHGFYFTGDEDSCRCMFCKLEVRGWELGDTAEGEHRRWNPHCPFLQPGNQTGNVPIGLELSFSSHDSLSNPFVPTPITKYGPHLKLCKNTKQNVLIEALGITPIGDMKYRQYRTLQSREHSFKSWPKQISQTPDVLCAAGFFYTGSGDRVICFQCGGGLKDWHPDDSPWIEHSKWFSSCPYLNIKKGKKFIDHIIRTNKEQESLASDKTAIESPVRGSLQCWVCKSQASNYVNLPCGHITSCVNCVAKETTCRACDGKILAYIEVFL, encoded by the exons ATGGAAAGCCCTGCTTGCATCGTAGGAG TTGTGAAGTCGtgctacaaatttttaagctgCGTCCTCATATGCGACGTGGCCGAACAGTCCAGAAACAAAAAAACCCAAATAATGTATGTGAAGGACAtgcagataaatatttattgcttagAACCCATTTTAAGTAAAcgatattataatatattttttcacatttctttaaaaataaacgaaaaaattcGCAATAAAGATGACACTGTTATTATGGGTTATaattgcaatgaaaatatgagcaattttttccatttatccGAAAtggaaactttaaaaaagaaagtCCGCCAActctgcaaagaaaaatggGACATTgagaaag GTGATCACACATCCGTCCCTGTTTTTATGATGAGGCATGTATACAAAGACGAATTATTGTTAAGCGACCAGGCTGTTGGACTGTTTAAGAATGGGCAAAATGAAGACGAAAATGGATTATTTGAAGAAGATGGATCAGATAGAAAGGAGGGAGAACTAAACGCATCGCTGTCAAACCATCGTGATTACTTTGTCAACGGGCATTTGCACAAAAAGCTAAACCTGGATTTTGCCCTGCACCGATATTTTACGTTTCGAGAAGAGATCGACCATacgaagaaattaaaattagctcaaAGTGGTTTCTTCTACGTGAACGACGATAAAAGCATACAGTGCCACTACTGTTTCCTGCTACTTCCATTTTTACACTTCGACGGCTGCGAATTGAACCATGACAAAGCAAACGAAGGAAATGCATCAGCCTTGTGCGAAAGTAAAATTAG GGAAAAATGCCATTTAATGGAGGGAGAAAATGTCCTCGACGTCCCGATCTTAAATCCCAGCAACTACATTTTTGAGTCACACCGACTGTACTCATTTTTGTCAGCGAATTGGCTAAATGCGTTCGTAAGCGCCTTTGACCTTGCGAAACatggattttatttcactggTGACGAAGACAGCTGCAGATGCATGTTTTGCAAGCTGGAAGTCAGGGGCTGGGAGCTAGGAGACACGGCGGAGGGCGAACACCGACGCTGGAATCCTCACTGCCCGTTTTTGCAACCAGGCAATCAAACTGGAAATGTCCCCATCGGCCTAGAATTGAGTTTCTCTTCGCACGACAGTTTAAGCAACCCCTTTGTGCCGACTCCGATAACTAAAT ACGGACcccatttaaaattgtgcaaaaacACGAAGCAGAACGTTTTGATTGAGGCACTAGGCATCACACCGATCGGGGACATGAAATACCGGCAGTATAGAACTTTGCAGTCGAGAGAACATTCATTCAAATCGTGGCCGAAACAGATTTCCCAAACGCCAGATGTACTCTGTGCTGCAGGATTTTTCTACACTG GATCCGGAGACCGAGTCATCTGTTTTCAATGCGGAGGAGGTTTGAAAGACTGGCACCCCGACGACAGTCCATGGATTGAGCACTCCAAATGGTTCAGCTCGTGTccatatttaaatatcaaaaaaggaaagaagTTCATCGATCACATAATTCGCACCAACAAAGAGCAAGAATCCTTGGCCAGTGACAAAACAGCAAT AGAATCCCCCGTGCGTGGAAGTTTGCAGTGCTGGGTGTGCAAAAGCCAAGCTTCAAATTACGTCAACCTTCCTTGCGGACACATCACCAGCTGTGTCAACTGCGTTGCAAAAGAAACCACTTGTAGAGCGTGTGATGGCAAAATACTTGCATACATAGAAGTCttcctttaa